The following is a genomic window from Chthoniobacterales bacterium.
TGCTGCGGGTGATCCTCGACATGCTGGTCGGCAACCGGCAGGTCTCCGAAGCGTCGAAAGCGACTTCGAAAGTGAAGGCGCCGACGTTCAAGGGCACCTCGTTCAAAGCGCAGCTCGATGAGAAATACCGGCAGCGCTCGCTCGAGACTCATCTGCGGAGTGTTCCGCTCTTTGGCAGCGTGGGCGACGAGTTCATTCGCTACCTCAAGGAGAAGGTCGAGCTGATCTCCTACAACCAGAACGACGTGATCTGCAAGGAGGGCGACGAGGCGGACGCGTTCTATCTCATTCGCTCCGGAATGGTCCGCGTATCCCAGCAGATGCCGGGAGGCGAGATGGTCCGCACCTACCTTGGTCGCGGCGAATATTTCGGCGAGATCGGTCTGCTCCGCGCCATCAAACGCATCGCCACCTGCACGGCGCTCGACGCGGTCGACGTGGTGAAAATTCCCGGCGTCGAGTTCAATCTCATGCTGGAACAGTTTCCAGGCGTAAAAGCGCAGCTCGAGCCGGTCGCGCAGGCGCGCATGGAGGCGACGAAGGCCCGGGTGGCGCCTGCGGGCCTGGGGCTCGACGATTACCTCAACCAGGGCTTGTTCGAAGCGCAGAACCTTCTCCTGATTGATCTCGACAATTGCACCCGCTGCGACGCCTGCGTGCAGGCCTGCGCCAAAGCGCACGACGGCGTCTCGCGCCTCCTCCGCGACGGCCTGCGCTACGACCATTTCCTGGTGGCCACGGCGTGTCGCTCCTGCCGCGATCCGCTTTGCATGACGCAGTGCCCGGTGGGATCGATCCGGCGCAAGGAAAACCTCGAGATCATCATCGAGGATTGGTGCATCGGTTGCACGAAATGCGCGGAGCTTTGCCCATACGGCAACATCAACATGCACCCGTTCGATGTGGTGAAGGAAGTCCGGACCGAGGTGAAATCGCCGAATCCAAACATTCCGCCGACGGTGAAGATCGAGAAGAAGAAGTCGACCGCTCTCAAGGCGAACACGTGCGATCTCTGCACGCAGTTATCGGTGCCAAGTTGTGTTTATGCCTGCCCGCACGACGCTGCGAAGCGCGTCGATCCCCAGCGCTTTTTCGGCGATGCGCTCGAAATGCAGAACCGGCTTTTCGATGACAACTGGACGCCAGCGGAACGATACAAAAGCCGACACACGCACTGAACCATTGAAGATTTCAGATTGCAGAATGCAGATTGGGGAAAACGGCGATACCACGCTTTCAATCTGCAATCTGCAATCTGCAATCTGAAATCTTTCCATGCGGATCAACAACTGGAAGCATGTTCCCTGGATCGTGTTTGTCGTTTTGGC
Proteins encoded in this region:
- a CDS encoding cyclic nucleotide-binding domain-containing protein yields the protein MDETEGKLTSGEPLSVEKLVEYLPALKEIPGAQLEKYAKGAAVLQRYPKGGTVCVEGSFGSTAYYIVSGTVDISIQNPMAHLRTRPAAGLFGRSMARMKSILLDDGQDKRADAHERKFISIDANVDLPMTKPIAELGPGELFGEMTCRTFQPRSATVIAREPCVMVEMLRVILDMLVGNRQVSEASKATSKVKAPTFKGTSFKAQLDEKYRQRSLETHLRSVPLFGSVGDEFIRYLKEKVELISYNQNDVICKEGDEADAFYLIRSGMVRVSQQMPGGEMVRTYLGRGEYFGEIGLLRAIKRIATCTALDAVDVVKIPGVEFNLMLEQFPGVKAQLEPVAQARMEATKARVAPAGLGLDDYLNQGLFEAQNLLLIDLDNCTRCDACVQACAKAHDGVSRLLRDGLRYDHFLVATACRSCRDPLCMTQCPVGSIRRKENLEIIIEDWCIGCTKCAELCPYGNINMHPFDVVKEVRTEVKSPNPNIPPTVKIEKKKSTALKANTCDLCTQLSVPSCVYACPHDAAKRVDPQRFFGDALEMQNRLFDDNWTPAERYKSRHTH